A section of the Centropristis striata isolate RG_2023a ecotype Rhode Island chromosome 7, C.striata_1.0, whole genome shotgun sequence genome encodes:
- the wsb2 gene encoding LOW QUALITY PROTEIN: WD repeat and SOCS box-containing protein 2 (The sequence of the model RefSeq protein was modified relative to this genomic sequence to represent the inferred CDS: inserted 2 bases in 1 codon; deleted 1 base in 1 codon), with protein sequence MVQSESEERKSAEHFVFHSHIFHIANDREEQEQTRRSSAPLRTSHRFLPSCEWTAGLTQXKIKNVKTETMCSTGTNAELTSSDPALVLELKTRRPPSLEGRAGCETWSVDFSPDGAWFAWSMGHGIVWVVAWPLDSEESQNGETDRGDKSFSCGHPVWGLAFGPRPPKSSAAARPARTSSKGNKSLLLATGLENGVIKIWNVLTGDAVFDLHGHEGIVRHLVFPQNGTLTLISSSRDKTLRIWDLAHKGKKVQVLSGHKDWISCCCVSSDCSMIASVGRFDRMVCLWSLRSYTFIRNLAGGTHKTLYLLSSCDFSPDGAVLATAAFSGSSWWIDLWDPYTAEKLATLVDYFEDYGQNQISSIQFSPNGLHLAMVTDDRALRIWEPGQKGMVMQTKVDRDANGLCCNYHPQGGVVATGTRDGHVRFWKAPRTVPSLCHLCRSILRQSVSTHQMEPLPLPKRILQYLTYRNIPDRLKTCCSSDDDEWDA encoded by the exons ATGGTACAAAGTGAGTCAGAAGAGCGGAAATCAgctgaacattttgtttttcactcgCACATTTTTCACATagcaaac gacagagaggagcaggagcagacaCGTCGCAGCTCCGCTCCGCTCCGGACCTCACACCGTTTCCTGCCTTCATGTGAGTGGACGGCTGGACTAACTCA GAAGATAAAGAATGTGAAGACGGAAACGATGTGCTCCACAGGAACCAACGCGGAGCTTACAT CGTCCGACCCGGCTCTGGTCCTGGAGCTGAAGACCAGGCGCCCTCCGTCCCTGGAGGGCCGGGCGGGATGTGAGACCTGGAGCGTGGACTTCTCCCCGGACGGAGCCTGGTTCGCCTGGTCGATGGGACACGGGATCGTCTGGGTGGTCGCCTGGCCTCTCGACTCCGA AGAAAGCCAGAATGGAGAGACCGACCGAGGAGACAAGAGCTTCAGTTGTGGTCACCCAGTGTGGGGCCTCGCCTTCGGACCCAGACCTCCAAAATCATCTGCAGCCGCACGCCCGGCTAGAACGTCATCAAAAGGGAACAAAAGCCTGCTCCTGGCCACCGGCCTGGAGAACGGGGTGATCAAAATCTGGAATGTATTAACAG GTGATGCTGTATTTGACCTCCATGGACACGAAGGTATAGTGAGGCACCTGGTCTTCCCTCAGAATGGGACGCTCACACTCATATCATCCTCTCGGGACAAGACATTGAGGATTTGGGACCTGGCTCATAAAG gtaaAAAGGTGCAGGTGCTGTCTGGACACAAGGACTGGATCAGCTGCTGCTGCGTGTCTTCAGACTGCAGCATGATCGCGTCTGTCGGCAGGTTTGACCGA ATGGTGTGTCTGTGGAGCCTGCGGTCATACACCTTTATCAGGAACCTGGCGGGGGGGACACACAAGACTCTGTACCTGCTGTCTTCCTGCGACTTCTCTCCTGACGGGGCGGTGCTCGCCACCGCCGCCTTCAGCGGCTCCAGCTGGTGGATCGACCTCTGGGACCCGTACACTGCAGAGAAACTGGCCACTCTGGT TGACTATTTTGAAGATTACGGGCAAAACCAAATCTCATCAATACAGTTTTCTCCCAACGGGTTGCACTTGGCGATGGTGACCGACGACAG AGCTCTGCGGATCTGGGAGCCGGGACAGAAAGGGATGGTGATGCAGACGAAAGTGGACAGGGACGCCAACGGACTCTGCTGCAACTACCATCCACAGGGAGGAGTGGTGGCCACCGG AACCAGAGACGGCCACGTGAGGTTCTGGAAGGCGCCCCGGACGGTGCCCAGCCTGTGCCACCTGTGCCGATCCATCCTGCGCCAGTCGGTCTCCACGCACCAGATGGAGCCGCTGCCCCTCCCCAAGAGGATCCTCCAGTACCTCACCTACAGGAACATCCCAGACCGCCTCAagacctgctgctcctctgatGACGACGAGTGGGACGCTTAA
- the rfc5 gene encoding replication factor C subunit 5: MTSSRNLPLQARNLPWVEKYRPQKLDDLISHKDILSTIQKFISEDKLPHLLFYGPPGTGKTSTILACAKQLYKDKEFNSMVLELNASDDRGIDVVRGPVLSFASTRTIFKKGFKLVILDEADAMTQDAQNALRRVIEKYTENTRFCLICNYLSKIIPALQSRCTRFRFGPLNPSQMIPRLEHVVQQESLDITPDGMKAIVTLSSGDMRRSLNILQSTSMAYGKVTEDTVYTCTGHPLRSDIANILDWSLNKDFTTAYKQILELKTLKGLALHDILTEIHLLIHRVDFPPGIRIGLLIKLADIEHRLASGTSEKIQLSSMVAAFQAVRDLVVSEAS; the protein is encoded by the exons ATGACTTCTTCAAGAAACTTGCCGCTACAGGCCAGAAACTTACCATG GGTTGAAAAGTACAGACCACAGAAGCTTGATGATCTGATCTCACATAAAGATATTCTCAGCACAA TCCAGAAGTTTATCAGCGAGGACAAGCTTCCTCACCTCTTGTTCTACGGCCCCCCGGGAACAGGAAAGACCTCCACCATCCTAGCTTGTGCCAAGCAGCTGTACAAGGACAAAGAGTTCAACTCCATGGTGTTGGAg ctaAACGCATCAGATGACAGAGGTATTGATGTTGTTCGTGGACCCGTTCTGAGTTTTGCCAGCACCAGGACCATCTTCAA GAAGGGCTTCAAGTTGGTGATACTGGACGAGGCCGATGCAATGACCCAGgatgcccagaatgcattgcgGCGAG tGATTGAGAAGTATACAGAAAACACTCGTTTCTGTCTGATCTGTAACTACCTGTCCAAGATCATCCCGGCTCTGCAGTCTCGCTGCACCAGGTTCCGCTTCGGCCCGCTGAACCCGTCCCAGATGATCCCTCGGCTGGAGCACGTGGTCCAGCAGGAGAG TCTCGACATAACTCCAGATGGAATGAAGGCCATAGTGACTTTATCATCAGGTGATATGAGAAGATCACTCAACATACTGCAG AGCACCAGCATGGCGTACGGGAAAGTGACCGAGGACACAGTGTACACCTGCACGGGTCATCCCCTCCGCTCAGATATAGCCAACATCCTCGACTGGTCCCTCAACAAAGACTTCACCACAGCATACAAGC AAATCCTGGAGCTGAAGACTTTGAAAGGTTTGGCCCTGCATGATATCCTCACTGAGATCCATCTGCTCATACACAGAG TGGACTTTCCTCCAGGTATCCGGATCGGTCTGCTCATCAAGTTGGCTGACATCGA aCACCGGCTCGCCTCAGGAACCAGTGAGAAGATCCAGCTCAGCTCCATGGTTGCAGCGTTCCAGGCGGTGAGGGACCTGGTGGTCAGCGAGGCCTCGTAG